From a single Longimicrobiaceae bacterium genomic region:
- a CDS encoding protein arginine kinase, whose translation MLDLTTTPDFGLGWLEASGPHADVVLSTRVRLARNLQGHAFGPRLRDGEPDQVYSQVRDAVARTASLRGGVSLELDALPVLSRRVLLERHLISREIAGENGAGPPRGAALFMGPEERVGMMVNEEDHLRLQALLSGLRLEEAFRLVDRLDEELGAHLAFAYHHEFGYLTSCPTNVGTGLRASIFVHLPGLVLTKEIGRVLQGIGQVGLTFRGLYGEGSEVVGNFFQISNQTTLGKSEEDLIDHLQKIVRQVIQYEMQARSVLMRDAPAVIEDKIWRAYGLLRYARSLTFEEVMNLLSGVRLGVSMKLLPGLSVYTLNKIMIYAQAAHLQQAAGRSLSEAESDLHRAAYVRRILAVEGEVPTSDADPAAEGA comes from the coding sequence AAATCTCCAGGGGCACGCCTTCGGCCCGCGTCTCCGAGATGGCGAGCCCGATCAGGTCTACAGCCAGGTCCGAGACGCGGTGGCCCGAACGGCCTCGCTTCGGGGCGGCGTGAGCCTCGAGCTGGATGCGCTGCCGGTGCTGTCGCGTCGGGTGCTGCTGGAGCGGCACCTGATCTCGCGAGAGATCGCCGGGGAGAACGGCGCCGGCCCGCCTCGCGGCGCCGCGCTGTTCATGGGACCCGAGGAGCGCGTCGGGATGATGGTGAACGAAGAGGACCACCTTCGCCTTCAGGCGCTGCTTTCCGGGCTCCGGCTCGAGGAGGCGTTCCGGCTCGTGGACCGGCTCGATGAGGAACTCGGTGCGCACCTGGCCTTCGCGTACCACCACGAATTCGGCTACCTGACCAGCTGCCCGACCAACGTCGGCACCGGGCTGCGCGCTTCGATCTTCGTGCATCTGCCCGGTCTGGTGCTGACGAAGGAGATCGGCCGCGTGCTCCAGGGGATCGGCCAGGTCGGGCTCACCTTCCGCGGGCTGTACGGCGAGGGTTCCGAGGTCGTCGGGAACTTCTTCCAGATCTCCAACCAGACCACGCTGGGGAAGAGCGAGGAGGACCTGATCGACCACCTCCAGAAGATCGTGCGCCAGGTCATCCAGTACGAGATGCAAGCGCGCTCCGTGCTCATGCGGGATGCGCCGGCGGTGATCGAGGACAAGATCTGGCGCGCATACGGCTTGCTTCGCTACGCGAGGTCGCTCACCTTCGAGGAGGTCATGAACCTGCTGAGCGGCGTGAGACTGGGTGTGAGCATGAAACTACTCCCGGGACTCAGTGTATACACGCTCAATAAAATCATGATTTACGCACAGGCCGCGCACCTCCAACAGGCGGCGGGGCGATCCCTCTCCGAAGCGGAAAGCGATTTGCATCGTGCAGCGTATGTCCGCCGCATCCTCGCCGTCGAGGGCGAAGTGCCCACGAGCGACGCGGATCCGGCCGCGGAAGGGGCCTGA
- a CDS encoding ATP-dependent Clp protease ATP-binding subunit, whose amino-acid sequence MNYNFTDRVRKVLAMAREEAIRLQHDYVGTEHILLGLIREGEGVAAAVLMNLNVDLEQIHDRVEESVRKGKATIALGELPYTSRAKKVLEYAMAEARELNHSYVGTEHLLLGLLREEKGIAAQVLNSLGVSLEEARAQTLKLLGSDVNPTQPSGPGGSGGPTPKGEKKSKTPALDHFCRDLTELARGGELDPTIGRAKEIERVMEVLSRRKKNNPVLIGEPGVGKTAIVEGLAQLIAKGDCPDSLRDHRVLALDMAAVIAGTKYRGQFEERLKAIMNEIAQNKNIILFIDELHTLVGAGAAEGAIDASNMLKPALARGELQCVGASTLNEYRKYIEKDGALERRFQAVIVDPPSVDETIEILKGLRKHYEDHHKVVIPDETLVAAARLSERYITDRFLPDKAIDVIDEAGARARLATQVPPPEVAELKEQLEALGAKKDEAIRDQDFERAAELRDRERELQGEIRRKQEEWEQERRNHRPTITEQDVAFIVSRWTGIPVTRLKEAETERLVHMEDELHKRVVGQEEAIKAISRAIRRSRAGLKDPRRPIGSFIFSGPTGVGKTELARALAEFLFADKEALVRVDMSEYMEKFSVSRLIGAPPGYVGYEDSGTLTKAIRRKPYSVVLLDEIEKAHPDVFNILLQVLDEGHLTDNYGRVIDFKNTVVIMTSNLGARDIGKGAGLGFHPPSTESQLEAIEAKVNDEINRAFNPEFINRLDDVIVFHPLTREHIAQIVRNLLDEVQRRLDEERLTLKLTDEAINFIIEHGYNEKFGARPIRRAIQRYLEDPLSEKILLAEFSPGDEIEVGVAEGGEALSFRVPSSSKT is encoded by the coding sequence ATGAATTACAACTTCACGGACCGGGTCCGAAAGGTGCTCGCGATGGCACGCGAGGAGGCGATCCGACTCCAGCACGACTACGTGGGCACGGAGCATATCCTGCTCGGGCTCATCCGGGAAGGAGAGGGCGTGGCGGCCGCTGTCCTGATGAACCTGAACGTGGATCTGGAACAGATCCACGATCGGGTCGAGGAGTCGGTCCGGAAGGGGAAGGCGACGATCGCGCTGGGCGAGCTGCCGTACACGTCGCGCGCGAAGAAGGTGCTCGAGTACGCCATGGCCGAGGCGCGGGAGCTGAACCACTCGTACGTGGGGACGGAGCACCTGCTGCTCGGGTTGCTGCGCGAGGAGAAGGGGATCGCGGCGCAGGTCCTGAACTCGCTGGGCGTGTCGCTCGAGGAGGCGCGGGCCCAGACGCTGAAGCTGCTGGGCAGCGACGTGAACCCGACGCAGCCGTCGGGCCCGGGTGGGAGCGGCGGCCCGACGCCGAAGGGCGAGAAGAAGAGCAAGACGCCGGCGCTCGACCACTTCTGCCGCGACCTGACGGAGCTGGCGCGCGGTGGCGAGCTCGACCCGACGATCGGCCGCGCCAAGGAGATCGAGCGGGTCATGGAGGTGCTGAGTCGCCGGAAGAAGAACAACCCGGTCCTGATCGGCGAGCCGGGTGTGGGCAAGACGGCGATCGTGGAGGGGCTGGCCCAGCTCATCGCCAAGGGCGACTGCCCGGACAGCCTGCGGGACCATCGCGTGCTGGCGCTGGACATGGCGGCGGTGATCGCGGGGACGAAGTACCGCGGCCAGTTCGAGGAGCGGCTGAAGGCGATCATGAACGAGATCGCCCAGAACAAGAACATCATCCTGTTCATCGACGAGCTGCACACGCTGGTCGGCGCGGGCGCGGCGGAGGGCGCGATCGACGCGTCCAACATGCTGAAGCCGGCGCTGGCCCGGGGCGAGCTCCAGTGCGTGGGCGCGTCGACGCTGAACGAGTACCGCAAGTACATCGAGAAGGACGGTGCGCTCGAGCGGCGCTTCCAGGCGGTGATCGTGGACCCGCCGTCGGTCGATGAGACGATCGAGATCCTGAAGGGGCTGCGGAAGCACTACGAGGACCACCACAAGGTGGTGATCCCGGACGAGACGCTGGTTGCGGCGGCGCGGCTCTCGGAGCGTTACATTACCGACCGGTTCCTGCCGGACAAGGCGATCGACGTGATCGACGAGGCCGGCGCGCGCGCCCGCCTCGCGACGCAGGTGCCGCCGCCGGAGGTGGCGGAGCTGAAGGAGCAGCTCGAGGCGCTGGGCGCGAAGAAGGACGAGGCGATCCGCGACCAGGACTTCGAGCGCGCGGCGGAGCTCCGCGACCGGGAGCGCGAGCTCCAGGGCGAGATCCGCCGCAAGCAGGAGGAGTGGGAGCAGGAGCGGCGCAACCACCGCCCGACGATCACGGAGCAGGACGTCGCGTTCATCGTGAGCCGCTGGACCGGGATCCCGGTGACCCGCCTCAAGGAGGCGGAGACGGAGCGGCTGGTCCACATGGAGGACGAGCTGCACAAGCGGGTCGTCGGCCAGGAGGAGGCGATCAAGGCGATCAGCCGCGCGATCCGGCGCAGCCGGGCCGGGTTGAAGGACCCGCGCCGTCCGATCGGCAGCTTCATCTTCAGCGGCCCGACGGGTGTCGGGAAGACGGAGTTGGCGCGGGCGCTCGCGGAGTTCCTGTTCGCCGACAAGGAAGCGCTGGTCCGCGTGGACATGAGCGAGTACATGGAGAAGTTCTCCGTCTCGCGGCTGATCGGCGCGCCTCCGGGGTACGTCGGCTACGAGGACTCGGGCACGCTGACCAAGGCGATCCGGCGCAAGCCGTACTCCGTCGTGCTGCTGGACGAGATCGAGAAGGCGCACCCCGACGTCTTCAACATCCTGCTCCAGGTGCTCGACGAGGGCCATCTGACGGACAACTACGGCCGGGTGATCGACTTCAAGAACACGGTCGTGATCATGACCTCGAACCTGGGCGCCCGGGACATCGGCAAGGGCGCGGGGCTCGGTTTCCACCCGCCTTCGACGGAGTCGCAGCTGGAGGCGATCGAGGCTAAGGTCAACGACGAGATCAACCGGGCGTTCAATCCCGAGTTCATCAACCGGCTGGACGACGTGATCGTCTTCCACCCGCTGACCCGGGAGCATATCGCCCAGATCGTTCGCAACCTGCTCGACGAGGTGCAGCGCCGCCTGGACGAGGAGCGGCTGACCCTGAAGCTGACCGACGAGGCGATCAACTTCATTATCGAGCACGGCTACAACGAGAAGTTCGGAGCACGTCCGATCCGGCGTGCCATCCAGAGGTACCTGGAGGATCCGCTCTCCGAGAAGATCTTGCTGGCGGAGTTCTCTCCGGGGGACGAGATCGAGGTCGGTGTCGCCGAAGGTGGGGAGGCACTCTCGTTCAGGGTACCGTCCTCTTCGAAGACATGA